A genomic region of Arachis stenosperma cultivar V10309 chromosome 9, arast.V10309.gnm1.PFL2, whole genome shotgun sequence contains the following coding sequences:
- the LOC130949938 gene encoding uncharacterized protein LOC130949938, with translation MTRSQGSTCRQEKELPSKSTAMAHKNTTEVDSRMSQDLNRKETTIEDDIEDCGSLQERPTKKGKTRQFASMPIDTFLKLNNEPDGEEQLDENEGDIIEEQDKDYINPTEAENLDNTLKETTVKKTRGPTQCLKIHARQLEDREQITLDSEGEAIGPTDEAVNNLSKFLGTVARNSDFCPLIYTNWKGIKDKEAIWEYVQAKFIIPTEGKRMVLARINDNWRRYKTTIKQTHFLPYKCVNEMLKNRPKSIPESHFRKLIAYWRTEKVKKMSVQNKKNRAQQKFRHRKGPINFARIRARLAASKENNEPPTQAEMFVETRQSTKGKLLDEDTLDVIAHLQAENKKSKESAIRAFQSIFGKEKAGRVRCHGRVTTPTLLKKNEEIATLKQQHATEKATLENKVDLMQKEVDELKSLVKMMLQQKSSGVDLDMLAAQLGSTLGNPNNNDAHEEENYVEGEIELD, from the exons ATGACTCGCTCACAAGGATCAACATGTAGACAAGAAAAGGAACTTCCTTCTAAATCTACTGCTATGGCTCACAAGAATACTACAGAAGTAGATTCTAGAATGAGTCAAGATTTGAATAGAAAAGAGACCACAATTGAAGATGATATTGAAGATTGTGGCAGCTTGCAAGAAAGGCCAACTAAGAAGGGAAAAACACGTCAATTTGCTTCAATGCCGATTGATACATTTCTTAAACTTAACAATGAACCTGATGGTGAAGAGCAATTAGATGAGAATGAAGGAGATATTATAGAGGAGCAGGACAAGGATTATATTAATCCAACTGAGGCTGAGAACTTAGACAATACTTTGAAAG AGACAACAGTGAAGAAAACACGAGGACCTACACAATGCTTGAAGATTCATGCAAGACAGTTGGAAGATAGAGAACAAATTACTCTAGATAGTGAAGGAGAGGCAATTGGTCCTACTGATGAAGCTGTAAACAACTTGAGCAAATTTTTGGGCACAGTAGCAAGGAATTCAGATTTTTGTCCATTAATTTACACAAATTGGAAGGGGATTAAAGATAAAGAAGCCATTTGGGAATATGTTCAA GCTAAATTCATTATTCCAACTGAAGGAAAGAGGATGGTCCTTGCTCGTATCAATGACAACTGGAGAAGGTATAAGACTACAATAAAGCAAACTCATTTTCTGCCATACAAATGTGTTAATGAGATGCTGAAAAATCGTCCTAAGAGTATACCTGAGAGTCATTTTCGCAAGTTAATTGCTTATTGGAGAACTGAGAAAGTTAAG AAAATGTCTGTGCAGAATAAGAAAAATAGGGCACAACAGAAATTTAGGCATCGAAAGGGACCAATAAATTTTGCAAGAATACGTGCAAGATTG GCTGCTTCTAAGGAAAATAATGAACCACCTACTCAAGCAGAAATGTTTGTTGAGACTCGCCAAAGCACAAAGGGAAAATTATTGGATGAAGACACTCTGGATGTTATT GCACATTTGCAAGCTGAGAATAAAAAGTCTAAAGAATCAGCAATTAGAGCTTTCCAATCCATATTTGGGAAAGAGAAGGCAGGGAGAGTGCGATGTCACGGAAGAGTAACCACACCAACTTTGTTGAAGAAAAATGAGGAAATTGCCACCCTTAAGCAGCAACATGCAACTGAGAAAGCAACATTAGAGAATAAGGTTGATCTGATGCAAAAAGAAGTAGATGAACTAAAATCGCTTGTTAAGATGATGCTGCAACAAAAAAGCTCAGGAGTGGACCTTGACATGTTAGCTGCTCAATTAGGAAGCACTTTAGGGAATCCGAACAATAATGATGCGCATGAAGAG GAAAACTATGTTGAAGGGGAAATCGAACTTGATTAA